The Paenibacillus sp. G2S3 region CGCCTTCGCCATTAGAAAAACAAGAATACTTAATAGAAATATTTGAGGAATCATAATAAGAATTCTACGAACAATAATCTTCCACATATTCTCAACCTTTCTCAGGCAAGGCTACCAGATGAGTCTCGGAAATGGATTTCAATGGATAAGGCATGCCTTGTTCATCAAAATAATTCCGGTGCGCTTGTTCATATTCCAAACTTACTGATTTTCTAAACTCCGTCTGCTTCTCCCTTTGCTTCGGATCAATATCAGGAATAGCCGCAATAAGCCTTTTAGTATAAATATGGCGAGGATTGTCAAAAATATCTTTAGCAGTTCCTTGCTCCACATGACGCCCTTTATACATAATCCCAATATGATCACACATATGTCTGATAATGCCGAGATCATGACTGATAAATAGAAACGTAAGATTCAGTTCTTTTTGAATATCCTGCATAAAATTGAGCACCTGTGCCTGTACGGAGACATCCAGCGCAGAGACAGGTTCATCCGCAATAATCAACTTCGGTTTGAGCGCAATAGCTCTTGCAATACCGATCCGCTGCCGCTGACCGCCTGAGAATTCATGCGGATATTTAAGAATATTTTCAGGGCTTAATCCAACCTGCAAAAGCAATTCTTGGACGCGACGTTTTTCTTCCCCTGGAGACATTTTTTCGAAATTACGCAAAGGTTCAGCAATAATATCTAGCACACGTTTCTTAGGATTTAAGGAAGAGTACGGATCCTGAAAGATCATCTGGATGTCTTTGCGGATATTTTTTTGCTTACGCGCACCCTTTAAAGCCAAATCCTGCCCTTCAAAAATCACGCTGCCGCTAGTAATTGAATTGAGTCCGATAATTGCACGGCCTGTAGTCGTCTTCCCTGATCCGGATTCACCTACCAGTCCGTAGGTTTGCCCTGCTTCAATAGTAAAACTAACATTATCCACAGCCTTGACCTCGCCAACTTCTTTTCGGAAGATGCCTCCATGGATCGGAAAATGAACCTTTAAATCTTTAACCTCAAGAAGTCCCATTGTGGCTTGCCTCCTCGCTAGTATCAGGGAAATGAAAGTTATTATGGCAGGTGCAGCGAACAAAATGCCCAGGGGCTACTTCATGTAGCTGCGGATTTTCTTCATGCTCCCATTCCGGAATCCAAGGTGTTCGGGCCGAGAAACGACATCCTTTGCGCGGAAGATTCTGTAGTGGTGGGACAATCCCCTGAATCACGTGAAGTCTAGACTTCTCTTCTTTAACGGTGGGTATGGAGTTCAACAAGGATCTTGTATACGGATGCTTCGGATTAGACGTTAACGTAAAAATATCTGCAATTTCTACGATTTGTCCGGCGTACATTACCGCAACCCGGTCAGCCATTTCACTCACAACCCCTAGATCATGGGTAATTAAGATAATGCCTGCTTCCATATCGTTTTTTAATCTTTTTATGAGTTCAAGAATTTGTAATTGGATGGTTACATCTAGTGCCGTAGTCGGCTCATCGGCGATCAAAAGCTTAGGGCCATTGGCAATCGCTATAGCAATCACAACCCTCTGCCTCATTCCACCAGATAATTCGTGGGGGTACTGCTGATATGTATGTTCGGGACGGGAGATTCCAACCTTGGTCAAAAGATCAATGACCTTCTCTTTTCTTTGCTTCTTCGAAAGCTTGGAATCATGTAGGATAAGTACTTCT contains the following coding sequences:
- a CDS encoding ATP-binding cassette domain-containing protein; protein product: MGLLEVKDLKVHFPIHGGIFRKEVGEVKAVDNVSFTIEAGQTYGLVGESGSGKTTTGRAIIGLNSITSGSVIFEGQDLALKGARKQKNIRKDIQMIFQDPYSSLNPKKRVLDIIAEPLRNFEKMSPGEEKRRVQELLLQVGLSPENILKYPHEFSGGQRQRIGIARAIALKPKLIIADEPVSALDVSVQAQVLNFMQDIQKELNLTFLFISHDLGIIRHMCDHIGIMYKGRHVEQGTAKDIFDNPRHIYTKRLIAAIPDIDPKQREKQTEFRKSVSLEYEQAHRNYFDEQGMPYPLKSISETHLVALPEKG
- a CDS encoding ABC transporter ATP-binding protein, which gives rise to MSEELLEIKNLSTSFRIVDDYYAAVDDVTLSVRKNEILAIVGESGSGKSALAFSIMGLHTRAKIDGQIKYKGQDIVTMSPAALNKLRGQEMSMIFQDPLSALNPLMIIGSQIEEVLILHDSKLSKKQRKEKVIDLLTKVGISRPEHTYQQYPHELSGGMRQRVVIAIAIANGPKLLIADEPTTALDVTIQLQILELIKRLKNDMEAGIILITHDLGVVSEMADRVAVMYAGQIVEIADIFTLTSNPKHPYTRSLLNSIPTVKEEKSRLHVIQGIVPPLQNLPRKGCRFSARTPWIPEWEHEENPQLHEVAPGHFVRCTCHNNFHFPDTSEEASHNGTS